From the Pseudoalteromonas tunicata genome, one window contains:
- a CDS encoding CTP synthase, with protein sequence MSTKFIFVTGGVVSSLGKGIAAASLAAILEARGLKVTMLKLDPYINVDPGTMSPIQHGEVFVTEDGAETDLDLGHYERFIRTKMTKKNNFTQGRVFEDVLRRERRGEFLGATIQVIPHITNDIKRRVLEGAEGCDIAIVEIGGTVGDIESQPFLEAIRQLGTELGREAALYMHLTLVPHLGAAGELKTKPTQHSVKELRSIGIQPDILICRSDRAIPANERAKIALFTNVEEKAVISLKDVSSIYQIPSILKTQGLDDLVCRRFYLDCPEADLAEWEQVLYQESNPTGEVTIGMVGKYIELPDAYKSVNEALKHAGLKNRVTVNIQYVDSQDVESKGVEILSGLDAILVPGGFGHRGVEGKILAAKYARENKVPYLGICLGMQVALIEYARNVAGLAGANSTEFDPASPHPVVGLITEWLDAEGNVELRDEASDLGGTMRLGSQLCHLTEGSKVHQVYGSAEIVERHRHRYEVNNNYVERLEQAGLAFTGLSEDKKLVEIIENKDHPWFIAAQFHPEFTSTPRDGHPLFEGFVAAARDFQKASS encoded by the coding sequence ATGAGTACAAAATTTATCTTCGTAACGGGTGGTGTTGTATCCTCCTTGGGTAAAGGTATTGCCGCAGCTTCATTGGCCGCTATCTTAGAGGCACGTGGTTTAAAAGTCACCATGCTAAAGCTCGATCCATACATCAATGTAGACCCAGGCACGATGAGCCCAATCCAACACGGTGAAGTATTCGTCACAGAAGACGGTGCAGAGACAGATCTGGATTTAGGTCATTATGAGCGTTTTATTCGCACTAAAATGACCAAGAAAAACAACTTCACACAAGGTCGTGTATTTGAAGATGTACTACGTCGTGAGCGTCGTGGTGAATTCTTAGGTGCAACGATCCAAGTGATCCCACATATCACTAACGATATTAAACGTCGTGTACTTGAAGGTGCAGAAGGCTGTGACATTGCGATTGTTGAAATCGGCGGCACAGTAGGTGATATCGAATCACAACCGTTTTTAGAAGCAATTCGCCAGTTAGGTACAGAATTGGGCCGTGAAGCGGCACTTTATATGCACTTAACGCTAGTACCACATTTAGGTGCTGCTGGTGAGCTAAAAACTAAACCAACTCAGCACTCAGTAAAAGAGCTGCGCTCAATTGGTATTCAACCAGATATCTTAATTTGTCGTTCAGACCGTGCAATTCCTGCCAATGAGCGTGCAAAAATTGCGTTATTTACTAACGTAGAAGAAAAAGCGGTTATTTCACTCAAAGATGTATCGAGTATTTACCAAATCCCATCGATTTTAAAAACTCAGGGTTTAGATGACCTAGTTTGTCGTCGTTTCTACTTAGATTGTCCTGAAGCCGACTTAGCTGAATGGGAACAAGTATTGTATCAAGAGTCGAACCCTACGGGTGAAGTGACCATTGGTATGGTAGGTAAATACATCGAATTACCTGATGCGTACAAATCAGTAAACGAAGCGCTAAAACATGCGGGTCTTAAAAACCGTGTGACGGTAAACATTCAATATGTTGATTCTCAAGATGTTGAAAGTAAAGGCGTAGAAATTTTATCTGGTTTAGATGCGATATTAGTACCAGGTGGTTTTGGCCATCGTGGTGTTGAAGGTAAGATTTTAGCGGCTAAATATGCACGTGAAAACAAAGTACCTTACCTTGGTATTTGTTTAGGGATGCAAGTAGCGTTAATTGAATATGCGCGAAATGTTGCAGGCCTTGCCGGTGCTAACTCAACTGAATTTGACCCAGCAAGCCCACACCCAGTTGTTGGTTTAATTACTGAGTGGTTAGATGCAGAAGGTAATGTTGAATTACGTGATGAAGCATCTGATTTAGGTGGCACCATGCGTTTAGGTTCGCAGTTATGTCATTTAACTGAAGGCTCAAAAGTGCATCAGGTTTACGGTTCAGCTGAAATTGTAGAGCGTCATCGTCACCGTTATGAAGTTAATAACAACTACGTTGAGCGTTTAGAACAAGCTGGCCTTGCATTTACTGGCTTATCTGAAGATAAAAAGTTAGTCGAAATTATTGAAAACAAAGATCACCCTTGGTTTATCGCGGCTCAGTTCCATCCTGAGTTCACGTCAACACCTCGTGATGGTCACCCTCTGTTTGAAGGGTTTGTAGCTGCCGCTCGTGACTTTCAAAAAGCGTCATCATAA
- the mazG gene encoding nucleoside triphosphate pyrophosphohydrolase, protein MTKSAMAQLLEIMQQLRDPQTGCPWDIKQTFESIVPHTLEEAYEVADAIEKGDLAGLKSELGDLLFQVIFYSQLAKEQQLFDFNDVVNTLNEKLVRRHPHVFSDEAMTLNDSQLAQQWQAIKAQERQALQPNGEIKAKMFDTVLPNLPALSRANKIQQKVAALGFDWPEISGAFAKVQEEVEEVAVEINDNPYSDKTAEELGDLLFAVVNVARHGKHDPEQLLRNANRKFCLRFEQVEVILTKQGISLETATLTQMDEAWEQVKRSNLTQS, encoded by the coding sequence ATGACTAAATCAGCCATGGCGCAATTGTTAGAAATAATGCAGCAACTGCGCGACCCACAAACAGGTTGCCCTTGGGATATTAAACAAACCTTTGAATCTATCGTGCCCCATACCCTTGAAGAAGCGTATGAAGTCGCCGATGCGATTGAAAAAGGCGACTTAGCAGGTTTAAAAAGTGAGCTTGGTGATTTATTGTTTCAGGTTATCTTTTATTCTCAATTAGCAAAAGAACAGCAGTTATTTGATTTTAATGATGTAGTTAATACGCTGAATGAAAAGTTGGTTCGACGCCACCCCCATGTTTTTAGTGATGAGGCAATGACCCTCAATGACAGCCAATTAGCACAGCAATGGCAAGCAATTAAGGCTCAAGAGCGCCAAGCTTTGCAGCCTAATGGCGAAATTAAAGCTAAGATGTTTGATACTGTTTTGCCAAACTTACCTGCGCTTAGTCGTGCAAATAAAATTCAGCAAAAAGTCGCGGCCTTAGGTTTTGATTGGCCCGAAATTAGTGGTGCGTTTGCTAAAGTGCAAGAAGAAGTTGAAGAAGTGGCAGTTGAAATTAACGACAACCCTTATTCCGATAAAACAGCTGAAGAGCTGGGAGATCTATTATTTGCTGTTGTTAATGTTGCGCGCCACGGTAAACACGATCCTGAACAATTATTGCGCAACGCAAATCGAAAGTTTTGCCTACGATTTGAACAGGTTGAAGTCATTTTAACCAAGCAAGGAATAAGCCTTGAAACAGCAACATTAACGCAAATGGATGAGGCTTGGGAGCAAGTTAAACGGTCAAACTTAACACAAAGTTAA